Proteins encoded in a region of the Clostridium beijerinckii genome:
- a CDS encoding pseudouridine synthase, with protein MEERLQKYLANCGVASRRKCEELIISGKVKVNGVIVNEVGIKIDPLKDMIEYNGKEIKKKEDKVYIMLNKPEGYISSVKDEKGRATILDIVKVNERIYPIGRLDYDSSGLLLLTNDGEIYNKIIHPRVEIIKRYVAVVKGEVTDKDKMKFEIGIDIGGYITAPAELKVISYDKGVSTIEIGIHEGKNRQIRKMCAAIHHDVLSLKRISIGEIKLGYLKRGEYRKLNKEELDYINSL; from the coding sequence ATGGAAGAAAGATTGCAGAAATATCTCGCAAATTGTGGAGTGGCTTCAAGAAGAAAATGTGAGGAATTAATAATTTCAGGTAAAGTTAAAGTAAATGGGGTTATAGTTAATGAAGTAGGAATAAAAATAGATCCATTAAAAGATATGATAGAATATAATGGAAAGGAAATAAAAAAGAAAGAAGATAAAGTTTATATAATGCTTAATAAGCCTGAGGGGTATATTAGCTCGGTTAAAGACGAAAAAGGCAGAGCTACTATTTTGGATATAGTTAAGGTGAATGAGAGAATCTATCCAATTGGAAGATTAGATTATGATAGCTCGGGATTATTGTTATTAACAAATGATGGAGAAATTTATAATAAAATAATTCATCCAAGGGTAGAAATAATAAAAAGGTATGTGGCAGTAGTTAAGGGCGAGGTAACTGATAAAGATAAGATGAAGTTTGAAATAGGTATAGATATTGGAGGATATATTACTGCTCCAGCTGAGCTTAAAGTTATCAGTTATGATAAAGGTGTTTCGACTATTGAGATTGGTATTCATGAGGGAAAGAATAGACAAATAAGAAAAATGTGTGCTGCTATACACCATGATGTATTATCTTTAAAAAGAATATCTATAGGAGAAATAAAACTAGGATATTTAAAAAGAGGGGAATATAGAAAGTTAAACAAAGAAGAACTAGATTATATCAATAGTTTATAG
- a CDS encoding CCA tRNA nucleotidyltransferase yields MNKNIEMPKNVTLIIDRLLENGYEAYMVGGCVRDCILGKEPKDWDITTNAKPLEVVELFDKVILTGLKHGTVTVMLNKESYEITTYRSDGEYEDNRHPKEVKFVSSLKEDLARRDFTINSMAYNDISGLVDYFNGVEDLGKKIIRTVGDPRKRFDEDALRMLRAIRFSAQLDFTIDRLTLNSIKELKDNIRNISKERVREEFNKILLNNPRKIEILRECGILEYIVPGISKIYNFNKNNSCHSHDLYNHTIIATETVESQIYLRLSMLFHDFGKACTIRTHENDNLHYSSYSKESSRIANEILKYLKYDNNIINKVTLLIQYHDYRIDNKVSIKKLLREIGIDLFKDLIKIQRADILTQDSKYSEKHLINLDEAENILNEIIDNDECFNLKNLKINGGDLLSLGFNKGKEIGEMLNYLLDIVIENPKLNEKRELVKLVMKRWR; encoded by the coding sequence TTGAATAAAAATATAGAGATGCCTAAAAATGTTACATTAATCATTGATAGGTTATTAGAAAATGGATATGAGGCTTATATGGTTGGAGGATGTGTTAGAGATTGTATTCTAGGAAAAGAACCTAAAGACTGGGATATAACAACTAATGCTAAGCCACTAGAAGTAGTGGAATTATTTGATAAAGTTATATTAACTGGATTAAAGCATGGAACAGTTACAGTAATGCTAAATAAAGAGAGTTATGAAATTACAACTTATAGGTCAGATGGTGAATATGAAGATAATAGACATCCTAAAGAAGTTAAGTTTGTGAGTTCTTTAAAGGAAGATTTGGCGAGAAGAGATTTTACAATTAATTCAATGGCATATAATGATATAAGTGGATTAGTAGATTATTTTAATGGGGTAGAGGATTTAGGTAAAAAGATAATAAGAACTGTAGGTGACCCTAGAAAAAGATTTGATGAGGATGCCCTAAGAATGCTTAGGGCAATTAGGTTTTCTGCCCAACTAGATTTTACTATTGATAGGTTAACACTAAATTCAATAAAAGAACTTAAAGATAATATAAGAAATATATCAAAAGAGAGAGTTAGAGAAGAGTTTAATAAGATATTACTTAATAATCCAAGAAAAATAGAAATATTGAGGGAATGTGGAATTTTAGAATACATAGTTCCGGGAATAAGCAAAATCTATAATTTTAATAAAAACAATTCTTGCCATTCACATGATTTATATAATCATACCATTATAGCAACTGAAACTGTAGAATCCCAAATATATTTGAGATTGAGTATGCTATTTCACGATTTTGGAAAAGCTTGCACAATAAGAACTCATGAAAATGACAATTTGCATTACAGTTCTTATTCAAAAGAATCCTCAAGAATAGCCAATGAAATATTGAAATATTTGAAATATGACAATAATATAATTAATAAAGTTACACTTCTTATACAGTATCATGATTATAGAATTGATAATAAAGTATCTATAAAAAAACTACTGAGAGAAATAGGTATAGATCTTTTTAAAGATCTAATTAAAATTCAGCGAGCGGATATACTTACTCAGGATTCTAAATACTCTGAAAAGCATTTAATAAATTTAGATGAGGCCGAAAATATTCTTAATGAGATAATTGATAACGATGAATGTTTTAATTTAAAGAATTTGAAAATAAATGGTGGAGATTTATTGTCTTTAGGATTTAACAAAGGAAAAGAAATTGGTGAAATGCTAAATTATTTGTTGGATATTGTAATTGAAAATCCTAAATTAAATGAGAAACGGGAACTAGTTAAATTAGTTATGAAACGATGGAGATAA
- a CDS encoding GntR family transcriptional regulator yields the protein MLRVDPRSSTPIYEQIELGIKELILKGALKMGEKLPSVRELASILMINPNTISKAYGELEREGIIETLRGKGTFITSNYEGKGDHKKMEHISNELKKIILEASYGGVSKEEFIRLALQIFSELGVDDNDRSE from the coding sequence ATGCTTAGAGTTGATCCTAGGAGTAGTACTCCTATTTATGAACAAATAGAACTTGGGATAAAGGAACTTATTCTAAAAGGAGCTTTAAAGATGGGTGAGAAATTACCATCAGTTAGAGAGTTGGCATCAATACTTATGATAAACCCTAATACAATAAGCAAAGCCTATGGTGAACTCGAAAGAGAAGGTATAATTGAAACTTTAAGGGGAAAAGGAACTTTTATAACATCTAATTATGAAGGTAAGGGGGATCATAAAAAAATGGAGCACATTTCAAATGAATTAAAAAAAATTATACTTGAGGCAAGTTATGGGGGCGTTAGTAAAGAAGAATTTATAAGGTTAGCGCTTCAAATATTTTCTGAGTTAGGGGTGGATGATAATGATAGAAGTGAATAA
- a CDS encoding FAD-dependent oxidoreductase, which produces MKVIIVGGGWSGCAAAISSKKAGADVTIIEKTDLLLGLGNVGGIMRNNGRYTAAEELIALGGGDLVKITDEISTHKNIDFPGHKHATLYNVNLIEGVVSKYLKSLDINLMMESRVNDINFDGQKIKGVYLSDGTYIEGDVFIETTGTTGPMGNCLRYGNGCSMCVLRCPAFGPRISISERCGVSDIQGERGDDILGAFSGSCKLAKESLSDEIRNELDSKGVVILKVPNEDINYDKLSTKVCQQYALKEFAENIILLDTGHAKLMTTYYPLHKLRKIKGLENAKYVDPYAGSKGNSIRYLSVAPRTNDLKVIGVDNLFCAGEKCGLFVGHTEAMCTGTLAGHNAVRLAMGMPLLILPSSIAIGDIITYANEKASTREGRKDRYTFAGSVYFNRMKELGLYTIDVDEITKRIKKVNLDNIFSQKLL; this is translated from the coding sequence ATGAAGGTTATTATTGTTGGCGGAGGTTGGTCTGGATGCGCGGCAGCAATTTCAAGTAAAAAAGCTGGAGCAGATGTTACTATCATCGAAAAGACAGATTTGTTACTTGGACTTGGTAATGTAGGTGGAATAATGCGTAATAATGGTAGATATACTGCTGCAGAAGAATTAATAGCTCTTGGTGGAGGAGATCTGGTTAAAATCACAGATGAGATTTCAACTCATAAAAATATAGATTTTCCTGGACATAAACATGCTACACTTTATAATGTCAATTTAATAGAGGGAGTTGTTAGCAAATATTTGAAATCATTAGATATAAACCTAATGATGGAGAGTAGAGTTAATGATATCAATTTTGATGGACAAAAAATAAAAGGTGTTTACCTTAGCGATGGAACTTATATAGAAGGTGACGTATTTATAGAAACAACAGGAACTACTGGGCCTATGGGAAATTGCTTGCGTTATGGAAATGGCTGCTCGATGTGTGTTTTAAGGTGCCCTGCTTTTGGGCCTAGAATCAGTATTAGTGAGAGATGTGGAGTTTCCGATATTCAGGGTGAAAGAGGAGATGATATCTTAGGAGCGTTCTCTGGTTCTTGTAAATTGGCTAAAGAAAGTTTGTCAGATGAAATAAGAAATGAGTTAGATTCTAAAGGTGTTGTAATTTTAAAAGTTCCTAATGAAGATATAAATTATGATAAATTAAGTACAAAAGTATGCCAACAATATGCTCTCAAAGAATTTGCTGAGAATATCATACTTTTGGATACTGGACATGCAAAGCTAATGACAACTTACTATCCGTTGCATAAACTAAGGAAAATAAAAGGATTGGAAAATGCTAAATATGTTGATCCATACGCAGGAAGTAAAGGAAACTCCATTAGGTATTTATCAGTTGCACCAAGAACTAATGACTTAAAGGTAATTGGTGTAGATAATTTATTCTGCGCAGGTGAGAAATGTGGGTTATTTGTAGGGCATACAGAAGCAATGTGTACTGGTACTTTAGCTGGGCACAATGCGGTAAGATTAGCTATGGGAATGCCGCTTTTGATACTTCCTTCATCTATAGCAATCGGAGATATAATAACTTATGCAAATGAAAAGGCTAGTACTAGAGAAGGAAGAAAAGATAGATATACTTTCGCAGGTTCCGTATATTTTAATAGGATGAAAGAATTGGGGTTATATACAATAGATGTAGATGAAATTACAAAAAGAATCAAAAAAGTAAATTTAGATAATATTTTTAGTCAAAAATTATTATAA
- a CDS encoding ground-like protein has translation MSKHSNDCCCCKCNSCCSCKPSCCNVCGCGGGCGGYGGYGGYGGGFGGYGGFGGGCGFGGCGSWLWILLILFLGGGAGCGGFLW, from the coding sequence ATGTCTAAACATTCTAATGATTGTTGCTGCTGTAAATGTAATTCTTGTTGCTCTTGCAAACCTAGTTGCTGTAACGTTTGCGGATGCGGCGGCGGCTGCGGAGGATACGGTGGTTACGGTGGATATGGCGGCGGCTTCGGAGGCTACGGCGGCTTTGGAGGCGGATGTGGCTTTGGTGGCTGCGGAAGCTGGCTTTGGATTTTATTAATTTTATTCCTTGGTGGCGGAGCAGGTTGCGGAGGATTTCTCTGGTAA
- a CDS encoding D-alanyl-D-alanine carboxypeptidase family protein: protein MRKGTSKCTSLIALILICTQIICIDANAKSKSNNLRVNARSAIALDKESHAVLFEQNAYEIVPMASTTKILTSLIAIEQGNLDKKVVISKKAASIRGSTVGYKENEEITLRELVFGLMFKSGNDAAIAIAEELGGSIEGFAEIMNHYARGIGILDSHFESPHGLDSSKHYSSAYDLAILTAKGMDYDLFREVVGSKQISKEKYNFTRDYNNINKILWRIPGANGVKTGYTGQAGKCLVSSINNNGKDVIIVVLNCPDRWNVTEKIYNYVLEKVAFGNHTVKELV, encoded by the coding sequence ATGCGAAAAGGTACTAGTAAATGCACTTCATTGATAGCACTAATTCTTATATGTACTCAAATAATATGTATAGATGCAAATGCTAAAAGTAAATCTAATAATTTAAGAGTAAATGCTAGATCTGCGATTGCATTGGATAAGGAAAGTCATGCAGTTTTATTTGAACAAAATGCTTATGAGATAGTTCCAATGGCAAGTACAACAAAGATACTTACTTCTTTAATAGCTATTGAACAAGGTAATTTAGATAAAAAAGTAGTAATAAGCAAAAAAGCAGCTAGTATAAGAGGATCTACAGTTGGTTATAAAGAAAACGAAGAAATTACTTTAAGAGAGCTAGTTTTTGGGCTAATGTTTAAGTCAGGAAATGATGCAGCAATAGCTATTGCCGAGGAATTAGGGGGATCAATAGAAGGATTTGCAGAAATAATGAATCATTATGCTAGGGGTATAGGAATATTAGATTCACATTTTGAGTCTCCTCATGGATTGGATAGTAGTAAACATTATTCTTCAGCATATGATTTAGCGATACTTACTGCTAAGGGTATGGATTACGATCTATTTAGAGAAGTAGTAGGAAGTAAACAAATCTCAAAGGAAAAGTATAATTTTACTAGAGATTATAATAACATAAATAAAATATTGTGGAGAATTCCAGGAGCTAATGGTGTCAAAACAGGATATACAGGCCAAGCAGGTAAGTGTTTAGTTTCATCAATTAATAATAATGGCAAAGATGTTATCATTGTGGTTTTAAATTGTCCAGATAGATGGAATGTTACAGAAAAAATATATAATTATGTATTAGAAAAAGTAGCATTTGGAAATCATACAGTTAAAGAATTGGTTTAG
- a CDS encoding FIST signal transduction protein: MRELMFSNVQEASNFINNNSNMGFVIFSNVENVTELSTLVSSNVILCSTSGEYGRNGYEDGVISGFQYDVCDGEVVEILYPPIKSVNNLKGAYEKIKNNKNAFSLLLCDGLTGMEESIIGTLYFVDDNFKVIGGSAGDNLKFKETFIFIGTKRVHSVMIFFNTKKRTTIIKENIYIPMGQRLLVTEADPISRTIKTFNKVPASTEYARVLNVKESDLPNYFMNNPLGKMYENEIFISSPMKVNSDKSITFYCQVMSNTFVEVLKPVDPISQIRNTVEKIGFKPSFMLSINCILRSLKFQEDNIWKAIDKELLSFCPNTAGFVSYGEQFYKKHVNQTMVILAVE; the protein is encoded by the coding sequence ATGAGAGAGTTAATGTTTTCAAACGTACAAGAAGCGTCAAATTTTATAAATAATAATTCTAATATGGGATTTGTTATATTTTCAAATGTAGAAAATGTTACAGAATTATCAACATTAGTATCTTCAAATGTTATACTTTGTTCTACGTCTGGAGAGTATGGAAGAAATGGTTATGAAGATGGAGTTATTTCTGGATTTCAATATGATGTTTGTGATGGTGAAGTTGTAGAGATACTTTATCCACCAATAAAAAGTGTGAATAATTTAAAAGGGGCTTATGAAAAGATTAAAAATAATAAGAATGCTTTTTCACTTTTATTATGTGATGGTCTAACCGGAATGGAAGAAAGTATTATAGGTACCCTCTATTTTGTAGATGATAATTTTAAAGTCATAGGTGGAAGTGCTGGAGATAATCTTAAGTTTAAAGAAACATTCATATTTATAGGTACAAAGCGTGTTCATAGTGTAATGATTTTCTTTAATACAAAAAAAAGAACTACTATAATAAAAGAAAATATATACATACCAATGGGACAAAGACTATTAGTAACTGAAGCAGACCCTATAAGTAGGACGATAAAGACATTTAATAAAGTTCCAGCTAGCACTGAATATGCAAGAGTTTTAAATGTAAAAGAAAGTGATCTTCCTAATTATTTTATGAATAATCCTCTAGGAAAAATGTATGAAAATGAAATTTTTATATCTTCTCCTATGAAAGTAAATTCAGACAAATCAATTACATTTTATTGTCAGGTTATGTCAAATACCTTTGTTGAGGTTCTAAAACCGGTTGATCCAATAAGCCAAATAAGAAATACAGTTGAGAAGATTGGATTTAAACCTAGTTTTATGTTGTCAATAAACTGTATATTAAGAAGCTTGAAGTTTCAAGAAGATAATATTTGGAAAGCAATAGATAAAGAACTACTTTCATTCTGCCCTAATACTGCTGGATTTGTAAGCTATGGAGAGCAATTTTATAAAAAACATGTAAATCAAACTATGGTAATATTAGCAGTTGAATAA
- a CDS encoding MurR/RpiR family transcriptional regulator — translation MDEVNNENSKDLMRLIQGKFIRLSKGQKLIAEYILKNYDKAAFMTAAKLGISVGVSESTVVRFAIELGFSGYPKLQKALQELIKNKLTTVQRLELRNDYFSDGDALKGVLKADMENIRATLEKINQNTFEDVVKGIFEANRIYIIGLRSSTALAEFLGFYLNIILQNVKIVSYGISDVFEQMINVGDGDLVIGIGFPRYAAKTIDALEFSQDRGAKVVALTDSLLSPLASKADHTLIAQSNMASFVDSLVAPMSVINALIIAVGMREKENISDIFGNLEQIWQTYNVYSYNNRNVADD, via the coding sequence ATGGATGAAGTAAATAACGAAAATAGTAAAGATTTAATGAGATTAATTCAGGGGAAATTTATAAGGTTAAGTAAAGGTCAAAAATTAATAGCTGAGTACATATTAAAAAATTATGATAAAGCAGCATTTATGACGGCAGCCAAACTAGGAATATCTGTTGGAGTTTCTGAATCAACAGTTGTAAGATTTGCGATTGAGCTTGGCTTTTCAGGATATCCTAAATTGCAAAAAGCACTACAAGAACTTATAAAGAATAAGCTAACAACTGTACAGAGATTAGAGCTTAGAAATGATTATTTTTCTGATGGAGATGCATTAAAAGGTGTACTAAAAGCTGATATGGAAAACATACGTGCAACTCTTGAAAAAATTAATCAAAATACGTTTGAAGATGTAGTAAAGGGGATTTTTGAGGCAAATAGAATATACATAATTGGTCTTAGAAGTTCTACTGCTCTTGCGGAGTTTTTAGGGTTTTATCTAAATATAATACTGCAAAATGTTAAAATTGTAAGTTATGGAATTTCAGATGTATTTGAACAAATGATAAATGTAGGAGATGGAGATTTAGTTATAGGAATTGGTTTTCCTAGATATGCTGCTAAAACTATTGATGCATTAGAATTTTCACAAGATAGAGGAGCCAAAGTGGTTGCGCTCACGGATAGTTTACTATCACCTCTTGCGTCTAAAGCTGATCACACATTAATTGCACAAAGTAATATGGCATCATTTGTAGATTCTTTAGTTGCACCTATGTCAGTAATAAATGCACTAATTATTGCAGTAGGAATGCGAGAGAAGGAAAACATATCTGATATTTTTGGTAATTTAGAACAAATATGGCAGACATATAATGTTTATTCTTATAATAATAGAAATGTTGCAGATGACTAA
- the yjeM gene encoding glutamate/gamma-aminobutyrate family transporter YjeM, translating to MAKNNKQKKLTLITLILMIFTSVFGFANMPRSFYLMGYGAIPWFILGGITYFIPFAFMMAEYGSAFKDEKGGIYSWMEKSVGPKFAFVGVFMWYSSYVVWMINICSTIWIPLSNTIFGIDTTSSWGILGLNSTQILGVLGVIWVSATYFISKRGISKITKITSVGGIAVALLNIVLIVGAIIISILNKGQFKEEISSTMSFVNSPNPAYQNISSVLSFLVFALFAYGGIEAVSGLVDQTENPEKTFPKGILIAAAIISVGYSLGIFLIGIFTNWAGTLSGENINMANVAYVVMNNLGYTLGSSMGLSNSLSIQVGNWVARFVGLSMFLALTGAFFTLSYSPLKQLIEGTPAKLWPGKMAVIDENEMPINAMFIQTIIVAVMVLFVSMGGSSAKLFFTMLVLMTNVAMTIPYLFLSSAYISFRKKDNIEKPFIILKSKSSAIFIGIIVTAVVGFANFFTIIEPAIHGDYKSTIAMIAGPVVFAVAALLIYANGEKKKDI from the coding sequence ATGGCAAAGAATAACAAACAAAAGAAATTAACATTAATTACACTTATTCTGATGATCTTTACATCAGTTTTCGGATTTGCTAATATGCCAAGATCTTTTTATCTTATGGGTTATGGGGCAATTCCTTGGTTTATATTAGGAGGGATAACATATTTTATACCATTTGCATTCATGATGGCGGAATATGGATCTGCATTTAAAGATGAAAAAGGTGGTATATACTCATGGATGGAGAAGTCTGTAGGTCCTAAGTTTGCATTTGTAGGAGTTTTCATGTGGTATTCTTCTTACGTAGTATGGATGATAAATATATGTTCTACTATTTGGATTCCGTTATCAAATACAATATTTGGAATAGATACTACATCAAGCTGGGGAATACTTGGATTGAATTCAACTCAAATTTTAGGTGTACTTGGTGTTATATGGGTGTCTGCAACATATTTTATATCAAAAAGAGGAATAAGTAAAATAACTAAGATTACATCAGTTGGAGGAATAGCAGTAGCGCTTCTAAACATAGTTTTAATAGTGGGCGCAATTATAATATCTATATTAAACAAGGGACAATTTAAAGAGGAAATTTCATCTACAATGTCTTTTGTTAATTCACCAAATCCAGCTTATCAGAATATTAGTTCAGTTTTATCATTCCTGGTTTTTGCTTTATTTGCATATGGTGGTATCGAAGCTGTGAGTGGTCTTGTTGATCAAACTGAAAATCCAGAGAAGACATTTCCTAAGGGGATTTTAATAGCAGCAGCTATAATTTCTGTTGGTTATTCTCTTGGAATTTTCTTGATTGGAATATTTACAAACTGGGCAGGCACTCTTTCGGGTGAAAACATCAATATGGCAAACGTTGCATATGTTGTTATGAATAATTTAGGATATACCTTGGGCAGCTCAATGGGATTAAGTAATTCGTTATCTATACAAGTTGGAAATTGGGTAGCTAGGTTCGTTGGATTATCAATGTTTTTGGCATTAACAGGGGCATTTTTCACACTATCATATTCTCCGCTTAAACAGTTAATAGAGGGAACACCAGCAAAACTTTGGCCAGGAAAGATGGCTGTTATTGATGAAAACGAGATGCCAATAAATGCAATGTTTATTCAAACCATTATAGTAGCAGTTATGGTGCTATTTGTTTCTATGGGAGGAAGCAGTGCAAAATTATTTTTCACAATGTTAGTATTAATGACTAATGTTGCAATGACTATACCATATTTATTTTTATCAAGTGCATATATATCATTTAGAAAAAAGGATAATATAGAGAAGCCTTTTATAATATTGAAAAGTAAATCATCTGCTATATTTATAGGAATTATAGTTACGGCAGTGGTTGGATTCGCAAATTTCTTTACAATTATCGAGCCAGCAATTCATGGTGATTACAAATCTACAATTGCTATGATTGCGGGACCTGTAGTTTTTGCTGTAGCAGCATTATTAATCTATGCTAACGGAGAGAAGAAAAAAGATATTTAG
- a CDS encoding YmaF family protein: MSNNNNCDIAYGRHYRGNQLGDNYYRYRDHNHEFVSSTNYAEDEKCEEHNHRIAGTTGPAIRVGLSHVHRIEEVTDTFNDHNHRICITTGPAIYISRNKHIHIVQGQTSFNDGHDHDYFFTTLIDDPSNVPDRN, from the coding sequence ATGAGCAACAATAATAATTGCGATATTGCTTATGGTCGTCATTATAGAGGAAACCAACTTGGTGATAATTATTATAGGTATAGGGATCATAATCATGAATTTGTATCAAGCACAAATTATGCAGAAGATGAGAAGTGTGAAGAACACAACCATCGTATTGCTGGGACTACTGGTCCAGCAATAAGGGTTGGACTATCTCATGTTCATAGAATTGAAGAAGTCACAGACACATTTAATGATCATAATCATAGAATTTGCATTACAACTGGTCCAGCGATTTATATTTCACGAAATAAGCATATTCATATAGTTCAAGGGCAAACATCATTCAATGATGGGCATGATCACGATTATTTTTTTACGACTCTAATTGATGATCCATCTAATGTACCAGATAGAAATTAA
- a CDS encoding ABC transporter ATP-binding protein yields the protein MIEVNNLSFEIDGKQILENINIRIDKNKIFGIIGPNGVGKTTLLRCLTGIYKGTSGNVLYDGRDVYDNIDVKNKIGYVADENIMQTNFKVSEILKYYKYSYKNFDEKKFNELNKIFKIQTNKYIFQLSKGMKMRLSIMLAFSIHAEYLILDEPTSGLDAILKNKLLKIFADEVFENGTTIIISSHHLNELERICDDVAILDKGVVTYENSVENMKNKIKKIQVAFDESVYEEDLKLKGIFKISRVGRVFNIITDEYDGEFIKSLEKFKPLFIEEIDLSLEDIFIYKVDKEDNDEKIFK from the coding sequence ATGATAGAAGTGAATAATTTATCATTCGAGATTGATGGAAAGCAGATTTTGGAAAATATAAATATCAGAATAGATAAAAATAAAATATTTGGAATTATAGGGCCAAATGGTGTTGGGAAAACTACACTTTTAAGATGCTTAACAGGAATTTATAAAGGAACATCAGGAAATGTACTTTATGATGGGCGAGATGTTTATGATAATATAGATGTTAAAAATAAGATTGGATATGTAGCAGATGAGAATATCATGCAAACAAATTTTAAAGTTAGCGAAATACTGAAGTACTATAAATATTCATATAAAAATTTTGATGAAAAAAAATTTAATGAATTAAATAAAATTTTTAAAATTCAAACTAATAAGTATATATTCCAATTATCCAAAGGGATGAAAATGAGACTTTCCATAATGCTAGCTTTTTCTATTCATGCTGAATATTTAATATTGGATGAGCCAACATCAGGACTAGATGCAATACTAAAGAATAAATTATTAAAGATATTTGCAGATGAAGTTTTTGAAAATGGTACAACTATAATAATAAGTTCTCATCATTTAAATGAACTTGAGAGAATTTGTGATGATGTAGCTATTTTAGATAAAGGCGTAGTTACATATGAAAATTCTGTGGAAAATATGAAGAATAAGATAAAAAAGATACAAGTGGCTTTTGATGAGTCTGTTTATGAAGAAGATTTAAAACTTAAGGGAATATTTAAAATTAGTAGAGTTGGGAGAGTATTTAACATAATAACTGATGAATATGACGGGGAATTTATAAAAAGCTTAGAAAAATTCAAACCGTTATTTATTGAAGAAATAGATCTAAGCTTGGAAGATATCTTTATCTATAAAGTTGATAAGGAGGATAATGATGAAAAAATATTTAAATAA
- a CDS encoding sulfide/dihydroorotate dehydrogenase-like FAD/NAD-binding protein, which produces MVKEAIDCIDAGTEYCPCKLAEYGQCLTCSQCQGEVFCDCLNWKGVCIYQELHNNGNKAKEGRKTFECSVVEVQNYNDKLVIIKFKAPHKLVIDLVKPGSYVFIRTDGNNYFDVPISIMNSDIENDTIMVAVEIRGVKTAKLLDIKTGGNIVIRGPYWNGVFGIKNILAQKNNKALVLARGIGLAPMIPVVKKLISQSNDVQIIIDKDPFEENFSEEILSEYKIEVSECSLLDKGKLSDHAKVLIKDSLKNGTNYIHVAGADILTYGVINYLSDINRNDVSLSCCNNFKMCCGEGICGACTSRFSGHRVKRFCKEQADPRSIFEGRRFI; this is translated from the coding sequence ATGGTAAAAGAGGCTATTGATTGTATAGATGCGGGAACGGAGTATTGTCCATGTAAACTTGCAGAGTATGGGCAGTGTTTGACCTGCTCCCAATGTCAAGGCGAAGTTTTTTGCGATTGTTTAAATTGGAAGGGGGTTTGTATATATCAAGAACTCCATAATAATGGAAATAAAGCAAAAGAAGGTCGTAAAACTTTTGAATGTAGCGTGGTAGAGGTACAAAATTATAATGATAAATTAGTGATAATTAAATTTAAAGCTCCTCATAAATTAGTTATAGATTTGGTGAAACCTGGAAGCTATGTATTTATAAGAACTGATGGAAATAATTATTTTGATGTTCCAATATCTATAATGAATTCAGATATAGAGAATGACACTATAATGGTTGCTGTTGAAATCAGGGGGGTTAAAACTGCTAAGTTATTAGATATAAAAACAGGCGGGAACATAGTAATACGTGGACCTTACTGGAATGGTGTTTTTGGAATTAAAAATATATTGGCCCAAAAGAATAATAAAGCATTAGTACTTGCAAGAGGTATTGGATTAGCTCCTATGATACCTGTAGTAAAAAAATTAATTTCACAAAGTAATGATGTACAAATAATAATTGATAAAGATCCATTTGAAGAAAATTTTTCTGAAGAAATTTTATCTGAATATAAAATAGAGGTATCAGAGTGCTCACTATTGGATAAGGGCAAGCTCTCAGACCATGCAAAAGTGTTGATTAAGGATTCACTTAAAAATGGAACTAATTATATTCATGTAGCAGGGGCCGATATTTTGACTTATGGTGTTATTAACTATTTAAGCGACATTAATAGAAATGATGTCTCACTTTCATGTTGTAATAATTTTAAGATGTGCTGTGGTGAAGGAATTTGTGGAGCATGTACATCAAGATTTTCAGGTCACAGAGTAAAAAGATTCTGCAAAGAACAGGCTGACCCGAGAAGTATTTTTGAAGGGAGAAGATTTATATGA